From Zea mays cultivar B73 chromosome 3, Zm-B73-REFERENCE-NAM-5.0, whole genome shotgun sequence:
TAGCAAAAAAAACATGTTTTCACAGATTTTTTAGAAAAAAACAAATTTATTATgtatttaattgaaattcatTTGGATGGAAATAATATAAAACTAGTAAAATGCATGATGTTGCAACGACACACAAATATTTAGATACAAACTCATTTCGCGGTTATTTGGATGTCTTAAATTAAAATACAGTTTTAGCAAAAAAAACATGTTTTCACAGATTTTTTAGAAAAAACAAATTTATTATATATTTAATTGAAATTCATTTGGATGGAAATAATATAAAAACTAGTAAAATGCATGATGTTGCAACGACACATAAATATTTAGATGCTATAGAGTTAAGAAATTGATAGTTAATGTACACCAACAACTGCAAGAAGGAAGTGTTAGTGGTAGTTGTATTTGGTTGCGATGCAAAAGATAAGATTTATCTTATCTCTGTGAATAGCTCGTATCTATATAACTCTCCATATATATTGTTCTCTGAACATACAGAGTCTCAGTGTGTATTACATGGTATCTTAGTTGTCTCTTGTATTTAGAAAACCGATCTAAAGTCTCTGAGTTGTACATGCCTTTATGGTTATGGGCTGATAGCATTTAACGTAATTGGCAATATGTTGCCTCACATTCAAACATTTCCTGCTTTCCCTTTTTACGATGAACACAAACGTAGCAAACCGAATCCTATTTGGTGATGACCACAGAACTCATCGAAATCCTAGCCTTCGCCCCTTCTATTTTTCGAATCATGCGTTCTTGTCGATGACCTGGGGAGGCATCTTTGTCTATCCACAGCCTGAGGCTGATTTGAACCATTCTCTCTCTCATCTCCCTCTATTCGCACTTTCTACTCATTTTTCAAATACCTCACAATCCTTCCTTCCTCTCCTTATTTCTCACCTTCTCCAACCATCCCCCTATTCAACTCCTTCTTTATACTTTGCTGAGGTATTTAACTTTTATATATCATTTTTGGAGTTTTAAAAAATTGAACGATATTTGTAGTACTACAATACACATTGTTACCTAGTAATTAAAATTAAAAATAATTAATTTCATATTTAATATCAATGATTAGTGAAGGTAGTGAAGGGGGGAGATTAGAGCTGCCCCTTTACAGGGCCTTTTTCCTGACGCACAAAGAAAAGGGGGAGGGAAAGAGGGAATCATTGGAACGATCCAAGAAGTAGGAACGATTGTGTGGATCGTTAGAGTCGGTCTGACCTCCCTTTTGTGGTGCCCAAGCTCCTCCAGCTTCCCCCATCCAGTCAAGTACCTCCACGGTCAACCACGACCTTCACAACCAGGTGCAAATAAGTGATTTAGGGTGTTACTAGATGGAGTAGCGGTGCAAATAAGTGATTTAGGGTGTTACTAGAGGGAGTAGCGGGAGTTTGCTAATTCTTGCTGGCTTTTTGACAAGTATAGAGATTCTACAAGCTAGTTGTTCACTGTTGATGTAACCGTGCCATTGTCCATGGTCCATGGAGGTGAGCTCATCAATCTTCATATTTTTTGCAGTTCATTAATATGCAACTTATAGTTTATATTTGTGTATCTGAAAAGGGAAATGGGAAATTAAGCCATTTCTATaagttttggtgattgaattaccAACACAACATCTAAGACTAACCGATTTGCTAAGTCTATGAACATAGGTTCACTCAAGTGCAAATTGAAGATCTCAAGTCCAAATGGGCTCAAAGAAGGACACAAAGTGCAACATtttgaaaaaggaaaaaacaatAAGGTTTGAACCTTTgaatatgttgcatacacctattagaatgtttctagcactttggtTTGCTCTATAATACAAGTTCTAGCAAAAATACCTTTTGGACTTATGTTTGAGTTGAAACAGAAAAACTAAAAGGGAGATGAGCTAAAGGTATGAACCTATAACTTAAGCAAGTCAAACATACTCtaaatatgtttgtctaagtcacaaAATAGCTCCCAAGATCGTACAATACTAATTGGTGAAGATTTTCTCAAAAGAGCAAAGTCTGGGTTGTTCTAGGACTCGCCGAACCGGTCCGGAGGTGCACCAGACCATCTGTCTAGGGAGCCCCTCCGAAGGCTTGATTTGTCTAGGGTATCGGACCCTGGGTCCTATGCATCGGACCTCGTCGTATAGAAAATACTTGACTTTAGGAAAATTCTTTTAAAATCATCGGATCTTCTACAATAGTGGTCTGGGGGTGCATCGACCTCGCGGTAACGGCTACTTCGGGTGCGTAACAGCTACTTCAATGGTCTGATGACACATGGCAGTCTGATGGTGGACCAAATTGGTCCGATGCTAGCTCGAGATGGAAGGGTCCAATCGAGATCCCAAAGGAGATGTTCCTGTTCTCTGTCCAGTGGGGCACCAGACCAGTCCGGTCTGCCTGCGTAGTGCATAATTCCAACAGCTTCCTCATTGGCTATTTGGGGGCTTGGGTCTATAAATATACCCCCATTTCGACCCCCTCTCAACATCAAGTCACTCAAGAGCAAGTACTTCATTCCTACGCATTAGAGAAACATGTCAAAGTTATCCGAGCACCCATTATAGTGAGATTGAGTTGTGTTGTTGTCATGCAATTGTGTTCTTTCTTTGAGGTGTTGTTCTTGTGCTTTTGTGTGTGTTCTACTCATCTCTCTTGCTGCTCTTTGGAGTTATTACTCACATCAACCGTGTATGGCTGCAAGAGACTCCGATCTGTGTAGATCCTTGTGAGGAGAATCTATAAGGAAGAATCGTGGCctcaagttgatcattagatcacttgagaAGGGTTGGTTCTAACCCTCGTCCTTTGAACACTACAACGTGGATGTAGGCAAGCATTTGGGGCTTGTCTGAACCATAGTAAAAATCgttgtgtcttgtgtgctttcATTCCTTGCGATTTATTCTCCCTTCCTTATTCTAAGTTCTTGATTTCACTTGTCATATTGCTCTAAGTTATAATTTTGCATCTAAAAAGAGCAATCAATTGAAAGAACTTGTTGGCAGGCTGccttgccgaaggtcctcaaaacacctTACCTTCGATATAAGCAAATGTGTTTCACATGTATAGAAAAGGATGGATGAGGATGGCCTTCGGCCGAAGCAGCATGCAAAGAAGCTTCGGCTGGACGCGTGTGTGGCGAAGGTGCAAGCCGACTTTGGCGTAGAAAAGGCTTCATGCATGAAACGACGAATGAGAAGAAGTCTAAGACTTATGCAGCAAGAAAGGAAGGGAAAAGAGAATGATTCCCTATGTTATTTGTAAACCGTGTAATCTTTGTTAGCATGCTTGTAGTTTCTTACGAAGTTGTACCTcttccctataaataggtgaacaataccatACATAAATTTACCTTCCGAGGGCCTTTAACTTCGCCTCACTTAGCCTTCGAAGCATATTTGAGCTATCTCGTGTGTGAAACCGAAGGTACGTTTGTAAACTTACTTTACATGGAGAAAGATGGGATGTGAAATGATAAGGCATACAAGATGAGTGTCACACTACGATGTCTATTCCCATATTAAACATTATTACTTCGTCTACATTATCACTTTATACCTTCTTCTTTAAGTTACCCAAAGAATAGGTAACTTAAGGGTGAAGCTCTCAACCttttaacttgtgttgcctttTTTATAACATGAAGCAATAAAAAATAAGTGACAACATAACTTCTCTTCCTTTCACTCTAATTTTATCTAtattattgtgctaacgtctaatttagatcaagtttatgtttaagttatgaattttaggtGTCACCTATTCATCCCCATCTAGGTGAAAGTCAGTATCTACTTGCGTGTAGAAGGTTGTAAGTGTTCTGGTTCATAGCCACCATGAGAGATGCAAAAAATTAAAATTAAAGGCAAAATATCTATTGTATTTGTTTAAAAAATAATTTAAACTTATCAATGACCATTCTTGCATAGATGGCTAGAAGGGACAGATAGCTATCTTTTTTTACCATAGGATGTTAAACCTAAAAACAACGATGgccttgctttgataccacttgaaaGAACCTAGATAACTAGAGGGGTGAATGGCCTATAAAAACTATTCTATAAAAACTACCTAAAAAGATGACACAACATTTATCCCTATGGTTCGGCTCCTTGTCAGCAACTTACACCTTTGTTGTGACGAGTCCAAACTAAATCATTCATGTGCTAATGGGCATAACAAACCAAACCAGCAAAAGACATCATAAGGATCACATTAGGGAGGTGCTCCAGCAAACCACTATTCCACTATGGTTGCTCTTCAGAAAACTTCCATAAAGAATGAGCACAAGTGCCCCTCGTAAGAACAATCTGAGCTAACAACAAGACCAATAGCTGCTCAATGATCCCAAAAAATCTTCGAGCCATCTAGATAACGACAATCACCAAAGTAACAAGTGTAGTATCAAACAACTCACTTCACTAGTGCCACAAGATGCATGGACACTATACAATGTACTAGGAGTAACTAGTCATTAACCCTATTAGAAATCCGTTGATATCATCAGACACATCCAAGTGAGTTATAGGTCGAACTATGCAAATTTACAAGCTATCCAAATTCTCTATTCGGTGTGGTGCCCAGTCCACATCGGAGCCAATGTGCATAGTTAACGTGCTCTTTGAATTCTCTGTCCGATGGAGCATCCGGTGCCTCACCGAGCACGTTCGACGTTACTCGTCTGCTGCACACCAAACACCATGCTGCTAGGCCAAAAGCTATGTCCAAGAACCATACCAACCTCATATACAATGTCGTGTCTAGTGCCTCATCGAACACATCGGGTGCATTGTGAAAATCTACACCAAGGGTGTTTTCTCATCTCTTTTCAAGTGGGCTaactctcaaatgtttatccaaacAAGCTATAGACTAATTAGCATTAACAAAGTGTTTCTAATAACCCATTTTTGCTCACTCCCATATGTGTCACTTAAGCCTATATGCAATGCATATGATTCCAACACCTAGTGACACTAGATGACCAAGTTGTCCAATTAAACTCCCCTATTAATAATATGACCATCTATCCTAAATCCGATCATATACTCTATTGTGTCTTGACGATAATACAAATTGTCTTAGCTTATACCTATGCCTTGAGCATTTTGCTTTTCTCCTTCTATTTTCTATATTGAGCACTCCATCATCTTTGTGGCCATCACTATTATTCTCATGATTGCCCACGTTTCTCAACCTTTGGATGTGTACTTGAACCTATCCTACTCATATTACTTAGAATAGAGTTTAGTCCACTAGTTCTCTCAATTATCAAAATCATACATGGCGCTTTTAGTTACTTAGCACTAGTTTTCACAAGTGTGTATCACCACTTATCACTAGACTAAGGTCAAGCTtaggggtgggcattttaaaaccgaaaaccgaacccgaacccgaaccgaacccgaatagaccgaattattggtctattcgggttttcgggttcgggttcggttcctatatgtgctatatttcgggttatgggttcgggttcggttcctaacttataaaacccgaatagacctaataacccgaaatataaaaaagctcttaatatgtgatgatattattatatgatttatgaacttattagctagaaataatgatatcatctaaacgatagtatatatatctttgtatgctaatttttatagtcacttgttgtagtaatagtactttcaattaattattcattgtctatattttaacaaaatatactagtctctctacaatttgggtctattcggtggaccgaatagaccgaaccgaaattgtgagtctattcgggttcggttcctaaaatatttttggaaatttcggttctcatttttcagaacccgaaatttcacaaacccgaatagaccgaaccgaattaccctaatagaccgaatgcccagccctagtcAAGCTACTCATTCATGCACTCCTTTGTGGTACGACCAAAGGAAAAAAGAACCTATCACTAATTTATATGCACATCAACTCCATTGATACTTAGAACTAGACAATCCTTGACATTCTTGCTCATCTTTTGAAAACTTATAATTGACTTTCATCAACAAAAAACATATAAGTGTAATCAATCTCAATGATTGTGACCTGACTCAATTTACCTCTACAAAACATATGATAATCACAATAATCTAGTGTTGTATTAATCATTAAAAATTAACTAGAGGCTTAGATGCTCTTGGATAGGTTTTCATCTGACAAATAGTGAATCACAAGAGGAAGGAGAATAAAAAACCCGAATTTTTCGATAACCGGAATGTCCATCCCTCTATGCCTCCGAGCTGGTACAGAAGTTTCACTAAACAATCCCTGCATTCATCGTGGTTCAGTTCCTATACGTTCGTCCTCGCTAAACATGACTAGTTGTGCGCTGCCTTCTTGTTGTCGTCATCATAGCTCGCACGTTTAGTTCAAAAACTGAACTAGTCATCGTTAATTCAATCCTTCAACTATTTTTTTTTTGGTTTAGACGCCTAATAAATCTATGTGACACCAAACTGCCATTTCAGTTAGGCAGAGTACTACCAACAGTCCAACGAGGACCCAACAAAGAAAACGGTCACTGTCAGTCTGAGTAGTCAGAGCATGGAAGGGAAGCGTAGAGCAGGCGTAACAGGAATCATGCTGCTACAGTACAGAGCATTGGTCTAATCTCCGGTTTGGAGCTTTCCGGAGCTCCAGCTAACCTGAAAGGTGCCGCTCGGGAAGAAAAAAAAAGGAGTCGCCATTGCCATTATGTGCAAAGCTGGAGTTCATTTTCCTCTGCGAGGATACTGTCCACGCTAAAGCTTTAAACCTTCAACGGCAACTTTGCACACCGTGTCCCGTATCGCATTACCAGTTGTGCGATGGGATATGGCGAAAACAGAGCAACAGGTCTCTAAACTAAAACTTTGGCAGCACTCTTAACCAGTCAACAGCAGGTCACCAACCATTCGATTTCACACAAATGCACGCATACTACAATCCTAATTCCTTACGGTCAATTTCACACAACTAGATTGTTTGCAATTTCACGCAACTATGGAAAAGATACACTTCAATTACAACTCAACTTACGCTAACTAGTCGCATCCTTTTATCCAAAATTATTTATCAAATAGACCTCAGGTCTGCCTCCAGCGTACGGAGTACGAAAAAATGTAATAAGGAACAAACTGCTGTTAAATCTTACTGCAAGTGCAACAGCCACCTTTAGAGGCGTTGATTAGCAAACGCTAGAAAAACTGCAAATGGCCATATTCATATTTAGCAACCAATCAACACTAGCTACCAATTAAGATTAACAACTACACACGGCTCGTTTCTTATCTCAAATTTGGAACTAGGAAGAAGAAGGAAGCATCTAATAGTTATCACGTCGTGACCTCTCGGATCTGGACCGTCAGTCAGACGTCCGGCGGCGAGCAGTCGGGGCATCGGACGAGGCCGTTCTCGTTACAGACGGCGCAGGTGCGGAAGCCGCTGCCGCCCTTGGCGCTGTACCGCTTGTGGCTGCCGTTGCAGCTGCCGCAGAGCACGTACCGCTCGCCGCCGCACCGGCCGCATGTGGCGAGGGAGGCGGCGACGGCGCCGGCCACGACGCGCCGGAGCTCGCCGGCCTCGTGCAGGCGTCGGACCTCGTCGGCGCCGCCGAGGTGGCGGCCTCCGACGAAGACCTGAGGCAGCGTGACGCGCCGCGGGGCCACGGGGCGCGGGAGGAGCGCCGCGAGCTCCTGGAAGTAGCGCGTGTCCATGGCGAGGTCGCGCTCGTCGACGGCGACGCGGAGCCCGCGCAGGATGGCTCGCACGGCGCGGCAGTCCTCGTACGTGCTCCGGACCACGTGGAGCGAGGTGAAGTAGAGCACGACGCGGCGGTCCGCCTCGAAGGCGGCGCCGCCGCCGGAGGACGGCGGCGCCTGGAGGGTGCGGAGCGCACGGAGGGCAGAGGCGGCGACGCGGACCCGGTGGAAGACGCggacggaggaggagggggaACAGGGCGCGGCAGGCGGCGGGGAGGGTGTCGCGGCGTCCGACAGGAGCAGTGCCTGGAGGTCCTTGAGGGAGGGCGAGGAGAAGGACAGGCGCGGGGAGGCGGCAGCTACGAGCGCGGTGGAGGGAGAgttggaggtggaggtggcggatGAAGGCCGCGTCTTCACCCAGGGCAGCCACATGAGGGGAGGTGTGCGAGCGGAAGTCGGAGAGAGGGACGAAGAGGCGGGGATTTGTTCGATTTTCAGATCGGGGGCTGACGGGAGGAAGCACGCAGACATGCTGTGTTTTGCGCTCGGGTATCAGGTTAGGTTTGGAATTTGAAGAGGGGGCGGGGGGACGAGGAGCATTCTGCCTTTTTAGCCCTTGCAGCCTTTTTTCATTGTACAGGTTAAggtcattgttggggacttgttctcaaatgctaagaattaagaacaaggcaacacaagaaatgttaagtgttaaggtccttcgtcctccataacaatatatcccttcgggatataaagcatctcggacgaaggttacgaaggacataccttcgtaagcataacaacgaagaatgaagcatttgcataaatcatagaatatgaaataaacatttgaatattgtcatagaattatctctacttgtattaatgaatataaatgacttcgaattacaaatgtaccttcggtcctgcggaaggcaaaagtacaagcgtgatgcgaaagcaaatgacaggtcagcgtgaacagtacgggagtactgttcatctatttatagacgcgggacgcagcccacgtaaaattacatccatgtccattacatttgttaacggtttatggaaatctattgaggaccccgaagtctttttatctttaagtcggttcccccttgtgctatcgcgccgaagcttccctgcgtacagcttcggctgccctcgaccttcgtctggctcagccttcgtcctggtcgtgctccatatccataattctgaatccgaaaatacctgttcatataattcacttggaaagcattgtcaaatcatgtttttgaggaccttcggaggacgaaggcccccaacagtagcccctcgcaatattaatttgtaaataataaattcagattgcgatatggacgaaggccttgagccgaaggtccgaaaaaacaccttccctttgctagaatagcaacattcactgacaagcggggccttttaactttcaacgccctaggcgtataaataagaacacatcgtgaattcatttggtacacacgcttgccttttgcttcggcccactaaaaatttttagctcttgttcattgagatttgctggtctttttgacttcgaagcttcggcctcgggaacaaatttttagtgtttccgaagatgtctgaagacaagaagatccctgctgagacgaagctgagtctcgaggaggagaagaatctggggttcctgatagcgatggcagagactaatacagagaaaatcacgaaggagattctcgaaggtttgtccgaagatactgatgacagcgacagctatgatgtagaaagtgatggggaagaggccgaagatcgaacgtggcgaccaagtcactcagtttttgggaaaacaaccatcaagcagagtcacattgataatatgagggggcgatacttccgagacatatctattgtgagagctgatgccggggaaaagacttctcccacccctgaagaggatgaagttgtgattttccgaagcttcctcaaggctgggcttcgattccccttgagcaattttgttgttgaggtactgaaaacattccaaatctaccctcatcaactcactcccgaagctattataagaatggggatttttgtctgggctgcgagaagccaaggtttggagccaaacgctaaaagcttctgcaacatacacgagttattgtatgagacaaagccctggggaaaggagcaataccacaacaactttgggtgctacagcttcggcgcccgctccgggtcaagctaccctgtgccaacctttcggaagaggtggcccggagcctggatgtctgaatggttttatgtgaaaaatgatctaacagcgcaaaataatgtcaaaagtatcattatgtacccaatttggcaacgcttcggacttcgaaggccgaaggttgaaatggatgaggcagccgaagaatgccaaagagccttcggcgcagtctgctccttcattgggacaagggatttggtccaggagcacattgccttcagggtatggccacttgcagaaaagtgggaaatgccgaaagaaaccatcaaagagtccgacgaaggcggactagtcagattaaaatacacattcaaatatgcagataaatttattgaacctgatgatgactggctgaaaagcattgaaacattaagtgatgaattacttggggcatactcgaaggctgaaaatactgcactatcagcagccttcggaggccgaaagaggaagagactgaaccgagtgtttgatgcaatcgggttcttctaccctgattattgttatcccatccgaaggcaaaaaaggaaaaatataacctctgaaaaagaagaagctgaaaccgctcctagcgagccagaaccaaaaggaaaaaggttgaaggtcttcacacatcgaccacgccatattgaaccagcttcggtgccggagtttactgggaaaacttcttcagccaccgaagctgaaaaactaatcaagtcagccttgttgccagagatcgcagagacggccgaagtgccaccaaagattgaatcagaacaatcagacattttgttgtcagaaacaaaagagaaaaccgaagcgccgctcacagaaaaaattgaggaagtaagagaagcaactgagggctccaaaacattagaagttttgagtcctacagcaatcgttGGGACAGCAAAACACCAAAAGGGGCCattagtgaccccaaaaaggaaaagaatggtaaatgtactagacgtcttggagacgatTAAGTCTTCAAGTACAAtttcaaaaaagagtgttgatgtTGCTGAaggttctactgaagcttcggctcaacaagctgaagctgaagctgggccttcagagcccttcaaagaacaaccttctgaagccgaagcagtaaaaattccggaaccaatattagttgaagaaacgggcaccgtcatccccgaagcacctgccggcatgcatgattacatcatacgacatgcttcggggaaaaagctatctgaggaagaagcttatgaggccaaccattatgcaaaggagctgaaatatccgaagggggcagtaatattcaatggaacaaacgaagatgacttcttatactgcctgcctgataacaaagagctatccgtctgccgagagatggcgagaagcataggctttccgaagcttgaagctgggttaagtgccatgacgaaagaggatctcgcagacagccttgcgtataatagcttgaaggtaccggaattaaacacttgaaaaaaCCCCCTTATTATTTTTACGCACATCATTCCTTTTTCCTTatttgaattctttttcgtatagggcctgatcctaagcaacgcgctaAGAGCgcagaagagcgccgaagatgaaagttatgaaattgcgtttaataatttacgctccgaagttatcaagctgagaaatgaagctttggaaaaagataaaattctgtttacattggtggataaagtgaaaaaagacgaagccgcttcaaaggcccaatccgaagctcaaaaacgcgagattaaagatcttcggaaacaactggctagagctaaagaggagcgcgcgcttgaggaaacgaagcgtgaacttagtgattttatggtcaacaaattggaatcaagagttaaggagcttcgcacatcgcagtggaaatgctatgttaaatctatagaatgcgtgaataaaattaaaaacagctttgctagcgtcggcgccttttccagcgaagagaatttttctcgaggcaatcccgaagatccgctggaatggattagccacgaagcagaggccttcgaagaaattctgaACAGCCGTCGCGATATATGCGCTTTTTCAGGCGCTAGAGGAATTACTTCTGTGTTAGAAAAGAAGGGTTGCGGGCACGTAAAACTTTTAgctcagtccgaagctaccttacccTTCGAAGATATCaaggacccctcagccgaagcaagcgtggttgctggcaaattttttactgatatctggaacgacggcggccgaggaatggcacaagaaattatcgaaaggagcgaaaaaggcatccacgaagcTAGGAAAGTGGCAGAGACTGCCGAAAAAAGTACGGAGCCCGAAAGAcaattaggtattaattagtcGTTCTTATTGTGTTGCAGTTTTTGTTTCACACTCTACTCACAGTTTATAATAGTAATGAAAAAATGTTCTTTTGCTCCCGAAGGTACCGCATCGACTGTCGATCCCCAAACAAAAGGGGATgatgaaattaaacaaatggccgaagcta
This genomic window contains:
- the LOC100284732 gene encoding electron transporter, producing MSACFLPSAPDLKIEQIPASSSLSPTSARTPPLMWLPWVKTRPSSATSTSNSPSTALVAAASPRLSFSSPSLKDLQALLLSDAATPSPPPAAPCSPSSSVRVFHRVRVAASALRALRTLQAPPSSGGGAAFEADRRVVLYFTSLHVVRSTYEDCRAVRAILRGLRVAVDERDLAMDTRYFQELAALLPRPVAPRRVTLPQVFVGGRHLGGADEVRRLHEAGELRRVVAGAVAASLATCGRCGGERYVLCGSCNGSHKRYSAKGGSGFRTCAVCNENGLVRCPDCSPPDV